The Campylobacter concisus genome window below encodes:
- the purL gene encoding phosphoribosylformylglycinamidine synthase subunit PurL, which produces MDKATVKAHKISDDEYENILKILGREPNLLELGIFSAMWSEHCSYKSSKKYLNGFPTKAPWVIQGPGENAGVIDVGDGIAAVFKMESHNHPSFIEPFQGAATGVGGILRDVFTMGARVVANMNSLRFGEIRGDGEIAKKHRYLLKGSVAGIGHYGNCMGIPTVGGETTFDPSFNGNILINAFALGLCKSDEIFYGKAEGVGNPVIYVGSKTGRDGLGGAVMASDSFNDENKSLRPTVQVGDPFAEKLLMEACLELFKKDYIIGIQDMGAAGLTSSSFEMAGRSGSGMKMYLERVPMREVGMTPYELMLSESQERMLICAKKGYEQKVLEIFRKWDLDAEIIGEVTSSGVMQLYWHGELAGEIPIGPLSEAAPVLDRPVARPKYLDEIANLKIPNNIDNKTAFFKLLKEPEVLNKSFIYDQYDANIQTNTIKQPGHLGAASIRVKGTKKAVSMAAQCDPRANFVDPKIGAARAVAAAGRKVAMSGAVPLAITDCLNYGNPQNPEVMWQFKEGCEGIKEACRELNTPVVSGNVSLYNDTDGVSVYPTPAIVTVGVNEDANLNLKSTFLSEGRAIYLLGETSGEFAASLYAKALFDVVGGKLKEVDYKAERALWDLVIEANKEQILEFANSVGVGGLAITLAKMASISNIGINCEAKFKESNFIFDESFSRAVVGVKDEAKFEALAAKFGVKFEKIGVSGGRRFKLNDIDENMDEIREIYLNEFAKIVRKED; this is translated from the coding sequence ATGGACAAAGCTACCGTAAAAGCGCACAAAATCAGCGACGACGAATACGAAAATATACTTAAAATCCTAGGCAGGGAGCCCAATTTGCTCGAGCTTGGGATATTTTCCGCGATGTGGAGCGAGCACTGCAGCTACAAATCAAGTAAAAAATACCTAAACGGCTTTCCGACAAAAGCACCTTGGGTTATTCAAGGACCTGGTGAAAATGCTGGTGTCATCGACGTTGGCGATGGGATCGCAGCTGTATTTAAGATGGAGAGTCACAACCATCCAAGCTTTATCGAGCCATTTCAAGGCGCTGCAACCGGCGTTGGTGGAATTTTAAGAGATGTCTTTACGATGGGTGCAAGAGTCGTTGCAAACATGAACTCACTTCGTTTTGGCGAGATAAGAGGCGATGGCGAGATAGCCAAAAAGCATAGATATTTACTAAAAGGAAGCGTGGCTGGTATCGGACACTACGGCAACTGCATGGGTATTCCAACAGTTGGCGGCGAAACTACGTTTGATCCTAGCTTTAATGGCAATATCCTAATTAATGCCTTTGCACTTGGGCTTTGCAAAAGTGATGAAATTTTCTACGGCAAGGCTGAAGGTGTGGGCAATCCAGTCATTTACGTGGGTTCAAAGACTGGCAGGGACGGACTTGGCGGCGCTGTGATGGCTAGCGATAGCTTTAACGACGAAAATAAATCACTTCGCCCAACGGTGCAAGTAGGCGACCCATTTGCTGAGAAACTGCTCATGGAAGCTTGCTTGGAGCTTTTTAAAAAAGACTACATCATCGGCATCCAAGACATGGGCGCAGCAGGACTTACAAGCTCTAGCTTTGAGATGGCTGGCAGAAGCGGTAGCGGTATGAAGATGTATTTAGAGCGCGTGCCGATGCGCGAAGTTGGTATGACGCCTTATGAGCTAATGCTAAGCGAGTCTCAAGAGCGTATGCTAATATGCGCCAAAAAAGGCTATGAGCAAAAGGTGCTTGAAATTTTTAGAAAGTGGGACCTTGATGCTGAGATCATCGGTGAGGTCACAAGTAGCGGCGTGATGCAGCTTTACTGGCACGGTGAGCTTGCAGGCGAAATCCCTATCGGCCCACTTAGCGAGGCAGCTCCGGTGCTTGATCGTCCAGTCGCACGTCCAAAATACCTTGATGAGATAGCAAATTTAAAAATTCCAAACAATATTGATAACAAAACTGCATTTTTCAAGCTTTTAAAAGAGCCAGAAGTGCTGAATAAAAGCTTCATCTACGATCAATACGACGCAAATATCCAGACAAATACGATAAAACAGCCAGGTCACTTAGGCGCTGCAAGTATCAGAGTAAAAGGCACTAAAAAGGCCGTCTCTATGGCTGCGCAGTGCGATCCTAGAGCAAATTTCGTTGATCCTAAAATTGGTGCTGCAAGAGCTGTCGCTGCAGCTGGTAGAAAGGTCGCGATGAGTGGTGCTGTGCCACTTGCAATTACTGACTGCCTAAACTACGGTAATCCGCAAAATCCAGAGGTTATGTGGCAGTTCAAAGAGGGATGTGAAGGCATAAAAGAGGCTTGCCGTGAGCTAAATACACCAGTCGTTAGCGGCAACGTGAGCCTTTATAACGACACTGACGGCGTGAGCGTCTATCCGACTCCAGCCATCGTCACAGTTGGTGTAAATGAGGATGCAAACTTAAATCTAAAAAGCACATTTTTAAGCGAGGGTAGGGCGATTTACCTACTTGGTGAGACAAGTGGAGAATTTGCAGCTTCACTTTACGCAAAGGCTCTATTTGATGTGGTCGGCGGCAAGCTAAAAGAGGTTGATTATAAAGCTGAGCGAGCTCTTTGGGACCTAGTGATCGAAGCAAATAAAGAGCAAATTTTAGAGTTTGCAAATAGCGTAGGCGTTGGCGGTCTTGCTATTACACTAGCAAAAATGGCTAGCATCTCAAACATCGGCATAAACTGCGAGGCGAAATTTAAAGAGTCAAATTTTATCTTTGATGAAAGCTTTTCAAGAGCAGTTGTGGGCGTAAAAGACGAGGCTAAATTTGAAGCGCTTGCTGCTAAATTTGGTGTCAAATTTGAAAAGATCGGCGTTAGTGGCGGCAGAAGATTTAAACTAAATGATATTGATGAGAACATGGACGAGATAAGAGAAATTTATCTAAATGAGTTTGCAAAAATCGTTAGAAAAGAGGATTAA
- the mnmE gene encoding tRNA uridine-5-carboxymethylaminomethyl(34) synthesis GTPase MnmE, with the protein MSETIAALATAYGIGSVSIVRLSGKDALATSLKLLKLSNLEPRYAKLAKIYSLDDEILDEGIVIYFKAPASFTGEDIVEFQTHGGVMVSERILNELIKAGARLAMPGEFSKRAFLNGKMDLAKAEAMQGLIASKSEIAAKILTRQMQGDLSRFVSEIRSEVVKTLAFVETMIDYADDDLPTNLLEQTKQMLLKNSEKLERIATLSEQRRGLIDGFKIAIVGKPNVGKSSILNSFLAYERAIVSDEAGTTRDRIEENFKIGSHLVRIIDTAGIRKDAGKIEQIGINYSISAINEADIILAVFDGSNLSDEQDKEIIRLVSSSNKKAFFILNKSDLAFKFDIELEGAIKISAKNDTSVVLKKLEEYLKTQDTDEIMLSSNRQILSCKEASEALKRALNLLVESELELFAYELNAAIEQISSITKPFERSEILDEMFSSFCLGK; encoded by the coding sequence ATGAGTGAAACCATTGCAGCCCTTGCCACAGCTTATGGCATCGGCTCAGTTTCTATCGTAAGGCTTAGCGGCAAGGACGCTCTGGCCACCTCTTTAAAACTCCTTAAACTTTCAAATTTAGAGCCAAGATACGCAAAACTAGCTAAAATTTACTCCCTTGATGATGAAATTTTAGACGAGGGCATCGTTATATATTTTAAAGCTCCTGCAAGCTTTACTGGCGAGGATATCGTCGAGTTTCAAACTCATGGCGGCGTTATGGTTAGCGAGAGAATTTTAAACGAGCTAATAAAGGCTGGCGCAAGGCTTGCTATGCCAGGCGAGTTTAGCAAGCGGGCATTTTTAAATGGCAAGATGGATCTAGCCAAGGCTGAGGCTATGCAAGGGCTCATCGCTTCAAAAAGCGAGATCGCTGCTAAAATTTTAACCCGCCAGATGCAAGGCGATCTTAGTAGATTTGTTAGTGAGATCAGAAGCGAAGTGGTCAAAACTCTTGCCTTTGTTGAGACGATGATTGATTATGCTGATGATGATCTGCCTACAAATTTACTAGAGCAGACCAAGCAGATGCTTTTAAAAAATAGCGAGAAACTAGAGCGCATAGCAACTCTTAGCGAGCAAAGAAGAGGACTGATAGATGGCTTTAAGATCGCTATCGTTGGTAAGCCAAATGTTGGCAAAAGCTCTATCTTAAACTCATTTTTGGCATACGAGAGGGCGATCGTTAGCGACGAAGCGGGCACTACTAGGGACAGGATAGAAGAAAATTTCAAGATCGGCTCACATCTAGTTCGTATAATAGATACCGCTGGCATCAGAAAAGATGCTGGGAAGATCGAGCAAATCGGTATAAACTATTCTATTTCTGCTATAAACGAAGCTGACATAATCCTAGCTGTTTTTGATGGCTCAAATCTAAGCGACGAGCAAGATAAAGAGATAATTAGGCTCGTTTCTAGCTCAAACAAAAAAGCCTTTTTTATCTTAAACAAAAGCGATCTGGCGTTTAAATTTGACATAGAGCTAGAGGGTGCTATCAAAATTTCAGCAAAAAATGATACGAGTGTAGTTTTAAAAAAGCTCGAGGAATATCTCAAGACGCAAGACACCGACGAGATCATGCTAAGCTCAAACCGCCAAATTTTAAGCTGCAAAGAGGCGAGTGAAGCTTTAAAAAGAGCGTTAAATTTGCTTGTCGAGTCTGAGCTCGAGCTTTTTGCTTATGAGCTAAATGCGGCGATAGAGCAAATCTCGTCAATCACGAAGCCGTTTGAAAGAAGCGAAATTTTAGACGAAATGTTTAGCAGCTTTTGCCTGGGCAAGTGA
- a CDS encoding Jag N-terminal domain-containing protein has protein sequence MKIEANTLQEAFQKAAEQLNCSVTQLDIKVLQHPSSGFFGFFKRSAIIEANLENQPKPQHKPKNDKNFVKKNDENEAIKEDKKQAKKHDHSDKKRGPKKHRDEKSETKFEQKEHKNEKSNLSEKNEALAKDAFAQKSEEEAEPGYVIKRLDEPKEIKGSQAGKNAPKNILDNSIIENFNQTDEESAAQALQKEKKEKATIDFDKILPEIKEGMNRLFKASCFDISKIEVSKFDDETVLVELDGADAALLIGKEGYRYKAISYMLYNWLNSKYNLAIRLEIAQFLQNQEAMMDQYLNGVIERVQNSGRAQTKPLDGVLVKIALEKLREKFPDKYVGIKSGNDGKFVVVNDFFKK, from the coding sequence ATGAAAATAGAAGCGAATACCCTTCAAGAGGCATTTCAAAAGGCAGCTGAGCAGCTTAACTGCTCAGTAACTCAGCTTGATATAAAAGTTTTACAGCATCCAAGCAGTGGTTTTTTTGGATTTTTTAAAAGAAGTGCAATCATTGAAGCAAATTTAGAAAATCAGCCAAAACCACAACACAAGCCAAAAAATGATAAAAATTTTGTTAAAAAAAATGATGAGAACGAGGCTATAAAAGAAGATAAAAAGCAAGCTAAAAAACACGATCATAGTGATAAAAAGCGAGGCCCTAAAAAACATAGAGATGAAAAAAGCGAAACTAAATTTGAGCAAAAAGAACATAAAAATGAAAAGTCAAATTTAAGTGAAAAAAATGAAGCTCTAGCTAAAGATGCGTTTGCTCAAAAGAGTGAAGAAGAAGCTGAACCAGGATATGTGATAAAGAGACTTGATGAGCCAAAAGAAATAAAAGGGTCACAAGCTGGTAAAAATGCTCCTAAAAATATTTTAGATAATTCTATTATTGAAAATTTTAATCAAACTGATGAAGAGAGTGCGGCTCAAGCTTTACAAAAAGAAAAAAAAGAAAAAGCAACAATCGACTTTGATAAAATTTTACCTGAGATCAAAGAGGGCATGAACCGTCTTTTTAAGGCAAGTTGTTTTGATATTAGTAAAATTGAAGTTAGCAAATTTGACGATGAAACGGTGCTTGTAGAGCTTGATGGAGCTGATGCGGCTCTACTTATAGGTAAAGAAGGTTATAGATATAAAGCGATATCTTATATGCTTTATAACTGGCTAAACTCAAAATACAACCTTGCTATCCGCCTTGAAATCGCGCAATTTTTGCAAAATCAAGAAGCGATGATGGATCAATATCTAAATGGCGTGATCGAGCGTGTGCAAAATAGTGGCAGAGCTCAAACAAAGCCACTTGATGGGGTTTTGGTCAAGATCGCACTTGAGAAACTTCGCGAGAAATTTCCAGATAAATATGTCGGCATAAAAAGCGGCAATGACGGCAAATTTGTCGTTGTAAATGACTTTTTCAAAAAATGA